The following are encoded in a window of Gramella sp. MT6 genomic DNA:
- a CDS encoding protein-L-isoaspartate(D-aspartate) O-methyltransferase — MKDTYRHQGKRQQLVRTVKKKGITDEKVLAAIGKIPRHLFMDSSFEDHAYQDKAFPIAADQTISQPYTVAFQTELLEIKKGDKVLEVGTGSGYQTAVLCELGAKVYSIERQRELYKKTKTFLSKLGYRPKYLSFGDGYKGIPEYAPYDKIIVTAGAPVVPKDLLSQLKVGGRLVIPVGTEVQTMTLFIRKTAKEFDKKEFGAFRFVPLLEDKN; from the coding sequence TTGAAGGATACTTACAGACACCAGGGGAAAAGACAGCAATTGGTGAGAACCGTAAAGAAAAAAGGCATCACCGATGAGAAAGTCCTTGCGGCCATTGGGAAAATCCCGAGGCATCTCTTTATGGATAGTAGTTTTGAAGATCATGCGTACCAGGATAAAGCTTTTCCTATTGCGGCAGATCAAACAATCTCGCAGCCTTATACCGTAGCTTTCCAGACTGAATTACTGGAAATCAAAAAAGGAGATAAGGTGCTGGAGGTAGGAACGGGTAGCGGATATCAAACTGCTGTGCTTTGCGAACTTGGGGCTAAGGTATATAGTATCGAACGCCAAAGAGAGCTTTATAAGAAGACGAAAACCTTCCTTTCCAAATTAGGCTACCGTCCTAAATATTTAAGTTTTGGAGACGGATATAAGGGTATTCCGGAATATGCGCCTTACGATAAGATCATTGTCACAGCTGGTGCTCCGGTGGTCCCAAAAGATCTGTTGAGTCAGTTAAAAGTAGGAGGAAGGCTGGTGATCCCAGTTGGAACCGAAGTGCAAACCATGACCCTTTTCATTAGGAAAACTGCCAAGGAATTTGATAAAAAGGAATTCGGCGCCTTTAGATTTGTACCGTTACTCGAGGACAAAAACTAA
- a CDS encoding Gfo/Idh/MocA family oxidoreductase, whose product MLKAGVLGAGHLGKIHLKLLKQSEEFELIGFYDANKKNAEKIASEFGYKMFDDLDELIAAVDMIDVVTPTLSHFDVAKKVISAGKHLFIEKPITNTFEEAEELIRLAKEHGVKGQVGHVERFNPAFQAVADRIENPMFIEAHRLAEFNPRGTDVPVVLDLMIHDIDAVLSVVKSDVKKINASGVSVISDTPDIANARIEFENGCVANLTASRISMKNMRKSRFFQRDAYISVDFLEKKCEVVKMKDAPENPDDFAMILQNAEGIKKQIYFDNPNVSPNNAILEELESFADAIKNDKEPVVTMEQGAKALKVANQVIANFNV is encoded by the coding sequence ATGCTGAAAGCAGGAGTTCTGGGTGCAGGCCACCTCGGAAAAATTCATCTGAAACTTTTAAAGCAATCTGAAGAATTTGAACTTATAGGCTTCTATGACGCGAATAAGAAAAATGCTGAAAAGATCGCCTCAGAATTTGGTTATAAGATGTTTGATGACTTGGATGAACTGATCGCTGCGGTAGATATGATCGATGTTGTTACTCCTACTCTTTCTCATTTTGACGTTGCGAAAAAGGTAATATCGGCAGGCAAACATCTTTTTATTGAAAAACCGATCACCAATACCTTCGAGGAAGCCGAAGAATTGATAAGACTTGCTAAAGAACATGGCGTGAAAGGTCAGGTTGGGCACGTAGAAAGATTCAACCCCGCTTTCCAGGCGGTAGCAGATCGCATAGAAAACCCCATGTTTATTGAAGCTCACAGATTAGCAGAATTTAATCCGCGTGGTACAGATGTGCCCGTAGTACTTGATCTTATGATCCATGATATCGATGCGGTTCTAAGTGTGGTGAAATCTGATGTGAAAAAGATCAATGCCAGCGGAGTTTCAGTAATTAGTGACACTCCCGATATTGCGAATGCCAGGATCGAATTTGAAAATGGTTGTGTAGCGAATCTTACGGCCAGCCGTATTTCAATGAAGAATATGAGAAAATCGAGATTCTTTCAACGAGACGCCTATATTTCTGTAGACTTCCTAGAGAAAAAATGTGAGGTAGTGAAGATGAAAGATGCTCCGGAAAATCCTGACGATTTTGCGATGATCCTTCAAAATGCTGAAGGAATTAAAAAACAGATCTATTTCGACAATCCTAATGTTTCTCCAAATAACGCGATCCTGGAAGAACTGGAAAGTTTTGCCGATGCTATAAAAAATGATAAAGAACCTGTGGTAACCATGGAACAGGGCGCTAAAGCCCTCAAAGTTGCGAACCAGGTCATCGCTAATTTTAATGTATAA
- a CDS encoding 3-hydroxybutyryl-CoA dehydrogenase, translating to MKNIAVIGAGTMGNGIAHTFAQNGYKVQLIDISEESLKKGMDTISKNLDRMVSKEKISEDQKKETLENITTYTDISEGVEYASLVVEAATENTELKLKIFRHLDQHTSDDTILATNTSSISITQIASAVSNPERVIGMHFMNPVPVMKLVEIIRGYNTSDEVTKTVMELSEKLNKAPVEVNDYPGFVANRILMPMINEAIETLYNGVAGVYEIDTVMKLGMAHPMGPLQLADFIGLDVCHSILEVMYYGFKNPKYAPCPLLTNMVRAGKIGVKSGEGFYDYSESRKAEKVSSQFSS from the coding sequence ATGAAAAATATTGCAGTAATAGGAGCCGGAACGATGGGTAACGGTATCGCGCATACTTTTGCGCAGAATGGCTACAAAGTTCAATTGATCGATATTTCAGAGGAAAGCCTGAAAAAAGGAATGGATACCATTTCCAAAAACCTTGACAGGATGGTTTCTAAAGAAAAGATCAGCGAAGATCAGAAAAAAGAAACGCTGGAAAATATTACCACTTACACAGATATTTCTGAAGGAGTGGAATATGCCAGCCTCGTGGTTGAAGCTGCCACTGAAAATACGGAGCTAAAACTTAAGATCTTTAGACATCTGGATCAGCATACTTCAGACGACACGATCCTGGCGACCAACACCTCATCGATATCTATCACACAGATCGCTTCTGCGGTCTCTAATCCTGAAAGGGTGATTGGGATGCACTTTATGAATCCTGTGCCCGTTATGAAGCTGGTAGAGATCATTCGCGGTTACAATACCAGTGACGAGGTGACAAAGACGGTGATGGAACTTTCAGAAAAGCTGAACAAGGCACCTGTAGAAGTAAATGATTACCCTGGATTTGTTGCTAACAGGATCTTGATGCCTATGATCAACGAGGCTATTGAAACCCTTTACAATGGTGTAGCGGGAGTTTACGAGATAGACACGGTAATGAAACTGGGAATGGCACATCCAATGGGACCACTTCAGTTAGCAGATTTCATAGGGCTGGACGTTTGTCATTCTATCCTTGAGGTAATGTATTACGGATTCAAAAATCCAAAATACGCTCCCTGTCCGTTATTGACCAATATGGTTCGAGCTGGCAAGATCGGGGTGAAATCTGGTGAAGGATTCTATGATTATTCTGAAAGCAGAAAAGCTGAAAAAGTTTCATCTCAATTTAGCAGTTAG
- a CDS encoding DUF1015 domain-containing protein: protein MTKIIPFKAVRPAPAFAGLVASRSYEDYSEEELRAQLEFNPYSFLHIINPGYKFQHEIGGEKRFGMVKNRYLEFKEEHTFIQDEQPCYYIYNIKSRDASCCGIIAATSVEDYENEVIRRHEDTIAHREELFKEYLKVVGFNTEPVLLTYPDNQVINDLLEERMKSRPEYEFATYNKEIHSLWLIDDPENIAKIKAEFGAMEKLYIADGHHRSASSWLLAKESRENNPNHTGEEAYNFFMSYLISESNLRIFEFSRLIKDLNGHSKEEFLILLDEWFRIENRGFEVYKPSKKHHFNMYLGGEFYSLYLRKTNYKFTDSLSELDSYILFEKILKPILGIEDLRYDKRIAYIHGRNDLIELKTRVDSGEFEVGFGMLPAGIEEIKQIADENLTMPPKSTYIEPKLRSGLTIYEF, encoded by the coding sequence TTGACTAAAATAATTCCCTTTAAAGCAGTGAGACCGGCGCCCGCTTTTGCGGGCCTCGTTGCTTCCCGTTCTTATGAAGATTACAGCGAAGAAGAGCTGAGAGCGCAATTAGAATTCAATCCTTATTCCTTTCTTCATATCATTAACCCGGGTTATAAGTTCCAGCATGAGATTGGTGGGGAGAAACGCTTCGGAATGGTGAAGAACAGATATCTTGAGTTCAAGGAAGAGCACACTTTTATACAGGACGAACAGCCGTGTTATTACATTTATAACATCAAAAGCCGTGATGCTTCATGCTGCGGAATTATCGCCGCGACCAGTGTAGAGGATTATGAAAATGAGGTGATTCGGCGGCATGAGGATACGATCGCCCACCGTGAAGAGCTTTTTAAAGAATATCTGAAGGTGGTTGGATTTAATACTGAACCTGTATTGCTCACTTATCCCGATAACCAGGTGATTAATGACCTTCTGGAAGAAAGGATGAAATCAAGGCCGGAATATGAATTTGCCACTTATAACAAGGAGATTCATTCGCTTTGGCTAATTGATGATCCGGAAAATATCGCAAAGATCAAGGCCGAATTCGGGGCAATGGAAAAGCTTTATATCGCAGATGGCCACCACCGCAGTGCTTCTTCTTGGTTACTAGCTAAGGAGAGTAGGGAAAACAATCCTAACCATACAGGAGAGGAGGCTTATAATTTCTTTATGAGCTATCTCATTTCTGAAAGCAACCTTAGAATTTTTGAATTCAGCAGGCTTATTAAAGACCTTAACGGACATTCAAAAGAAGAATTTCTCATATTGCTGGATGAATGGTTCAGAATAGAAAATCGTGGTTTCGAAGTTTACAAACCATCGAAAAAGCATCATTTTAATATGTACCTTGGCGGGGAATTTTATTCACTTTACCTTAGAAAGACGAACTATAAATTCACCGATTCACTTAGCGAACTGGATTCCTATATACTTTTTGAAAAGATCTTGAAACCTATTTTAGGAATTGAAGATCTAAGGTATGACAAGCGCATTGCTTATATACATGGGCGTAACGACCTAATTGAGCTGAAAACGAGGGTAGACAGTGGTGAATTTGAGGTAGGATTTGGAATGTTACCAGCCGGGATCGAAGAAATCAAACAAATTGCAGATGAAAATTTGACCATGCCGCCAAAAAGTACTTATATTGAACCTAAGTTACGCAGCGGTCTAACGATCTACGAATTTTAG
- a CDS encoding YggS family pyridoxal phosphate-dependent enzyme — MDISENIKKYKDELPENVKLVAISKTKPNEDLMEAYNAGQRILGENKIQEMTDKWEDLPKDIEWHMVGHVQRNKVKYMAPFVSLIHAVDSLKLLKEINKRAKQNDRTINCLLQIKIAEEDSKFGISADEAKEILESEAYSKMENVKVIGLMGMATFTDDEEQVRFEFKYLKSVFDKFRDQHPDLKELSMGMSGDYQIAVECGSTMVRIGSSIFGARNYN; from the coding sequence ATGGACATTTCTGAAAATATTAAAAAATATAAAGACGAACTTCCTGAAAATGTGAAGCTCGTGGCCATTTCCAAGACCAAACCCAATGAAGATCTAATGGAGGCCTACAACGCCGGACAGCGAATCTTAGGGGAAAACAAGATCCAGGAAATGACCGATAAGTGGGAAGATCTACCCAAGGATATTGAATGGCATATGGTTGGCCATGTTCAGCGGAACAAGGTGAAATACATGGCTCCTTTTGTATCTTTGATCCATGCCGTAGACAGTCTTAAACTTCTGAAAGAGATCAATAAAAGGGCTAAACAGAACGATCGTACTATTAACTGCCTGTTACAGATAAAGATCGCTGAAGAAGATTCAAAGTTTGGTATTTCGGCAGATGAAGCTAAAGAAATATTAGAGTCTGAAGCCTATTCCAAAATGGAGAATGTAAAGGTGATCGGTCTTATGGGTATGGCAACGTTTACCGATGATGAAGAGCAGGTAAGATTTGAATTTAAATATTTAAAGTCAGTTTTTGATAAATTCAGAGACCAACACCCAGACCTTAAAGAACTTTCCATGGGTATGAGCGGTGATTATCAGATCGCTGTGGAGTGCGGATCTACCATGGTTCGTATTGGAAGTAGTATATTTGGGGCGCGAAATTATAATTAA
- a CDS encoding exonuclease domain-containing protein — protein sequence MYAILDIETTGGKYNEEGITEIAIYKFDGHKVTDQFISLINPEQPIQPFVVNLTGINNNMLRNAPKFYEIAKRVVEITDDCILVAHNAKFDYRILRTEFRRLGFEFERKSLCTVELSKKLIPGLPSYSLGKLVRSLGIPLSDRHRAAGDAQATIKLFKMLLAKDVEKDIMKEHVRKEPKRNLDTKLVFILEELPSETGVYYFHDENGEIIYVGKSRNIRKRVNQHFTNDNPKSREMQRKVASVSYELTGNELIALLKENQEIKEIKPRYNRALKKDIFSHALYHSVDENGYVNFKIGRAHKTKKNITTFSSLRSAKNSLTKWVEEYELCERLSGLHGGTGNCFAYTIKSCHGACLEEETPEEYNDRAEKLIDRYSYENQNMLLIGRGREVDEKSALLIEDGEFKGVGYFNLNHQINKLDIIRSIITPMNNNRDAEHIIQSFLRKKHNFKIVQLSIQD from the coding sequence TTGTACGCAATATTAGACATAGAGACGACGGGTGGAAAATATAATGAAGAAGGGATCACCGAAATTGCAATCTATAAATTTGACGGTCACAAGGTAACCGACCAGTTTATTAGCCTTATTAACCCCGAACAACCCATACAGCCCTTTGTGGTGAATCTTACCGGCATCAATAATAACATGCTTCGCAATGCACCTAAATTTTACGAGATAGCGAAGCGCGTGGTAGAGATAACAGATGACTGCATCCTGGTTGCCCATAATGCCAAATTCGATTATCGCATCCTGCGCACTGAATTCAGAAGACTGGGCTTTGAATTTGAACGAAAAAGCCTTTGTACCGTAGAACTTTCCAAAAAACTAATTCCAGGACTTCCCTCCTACAGTTTGGGAAAACTGGTGAGATCACTGGGAATTCCATTAAGTGACAGGCACCGTGCTGCTGGCGACGCTCAGGCAACCATCAAATTGTTTAAAATGTTGCTGGCCAAGGATGTTGAAAAAGACATCATGAAAGAACATGTGCGCAAGGAACCAAAAAGGAACCTGGACACTAAACTCGTTTTTATACTCGAGGAATTACCTTCAGAAACAGGGGTCTATTATTTTCATGATGAAAACGGGGAGATCATTTACGTTGGTAAGTCAAGAAATATCAGGAAACGTGTGAATCAGCATTTCACGAATGATAATCCCAAGTCCAGGGAAATGCAACGCAAAGTAGCTTCGGTATCCTATGAACTTACCGGGAATGAATTGATAGCTCTTTTAAAGGAGAACCAGGAGATAAAGGAAATCAAGCCCAGATATAACCGTGCTTTGAAAAAGGATATTTTCAGCCATGCCCTATACCATTCAGTAGATGAAAATGGTTATGTGAATTTTAAAATAGGCCGGGCACATAAAACAAAGAAAAATATCACCACCTTTAGCTCACTGAGATCTGCGAAAAACTCTTTGACCAAATGGGTTGAAGAATATGAGCTTTGCGAGCGGCTTTCAGGTTTACACGGTGGGACGGGTAACTGTTTTGCCTATACTATTAAAAGTTGTCATGGAGCCTGCCTGGAAGAAGAAACACCGGAAGAATATAATGATAGAGCAGAAAAATTGATAGACAGGTATTCTTACGAAAATCAAAATATGCTGCTTATTGGTCGTGGCCGTGAGGTAGATGAAAAAAGTGCTTTGTTAATTGAAGATGGGGAGTTTAAAGGAGTTGGTTATTTCAATCTTAATCATCAGATCAATAAACTGGATATCATTAGATCTATCATTACACCCATGAACAACAATAGGGACGCTGAACATATCATTCAGAGTTTTTTACGAAAGAAACATAATTTCAAAATCGTCCAGTTATCCATACAGGATTAA
- a CDS encoding ion transporter, whose translation MPPWKSKLHEVIYEADTPAGKIFDISLLIVIIISVALVMMESVTWMIEKYAYEFYIAEWIITAIFSIEYVLRIIAINKPKRYIFSFYGIVDLLSTLPSYIGFIFGGANLLFAIRALRLLRVFRVLKVTRYIGESRKLIDALRNSRAKIFVFLFAVLIICIIAGTLMHLVEGKGGGFDNIPLSIYWCIVTLTTVGFGDIAPVTPLGRLIASLIMITGYGIIAVPTGIVSAEYSKATEKPIQNTQVCQNCNASRHQDGAKYCHKCGFPLND comes from the coding sequence ATGCCGCCCTGGAAATCAAAGCTTCATGAAGTGATCTATGAGGCAGATACCCCTGCAGGTAAAATTTTTGATATCTCGTTGCTTATAGTCATCATCATCAGTGTTGCCCTTGTAATGATGGAGAGCGTAACCTGGATGATAGAGAAATATGCCTATGAGTTCTATATCGCGGAATGGATCATTACGGCAATTTTCAGTATTGAATATGTCCTTCGTATCATCGCCATTAATAAACCTAAGCGATATATTTTCAGTTTTTATGGCATCGTAGACCTTCTTTCTACCTTGCCAAGCTATATTGGTTTTATCTTTGGAGGAGCAAACCTTCTTTTTGCCATAAGGGCCTTAAGATTATTAAGAGTTTTTAGAGTATTGAAGGTAACCCGTTATATCGGGGAATCCCGAAAATTGATCGATGCCTTAAGGAACAGCCGTGCTAAGATCTTTGTCTTTCTATTCGCCGTACTCATTATTTGTATCATTGCGGGTACCCTTATGCACCTTGTAGAAGGGAAAGGCGGTGGTTTCGATAATATCCCGCTAAGTATCTATTGGTGTATTGTTACCCTTACCACGGTTGGTTTTGGAGATATTGCCCCGGTAACCCCGCTGGGAAGGCTTATAGCTTCCCTTATCATGATCACTGGTTACGGTATTATCGCGGTTCCTACCGGGATTGTTAGTGCTGAGTATAGCAAGGCAACAGAAAAGCCTATACAGAATACCCAGGTTTGTCAAAATTGTAATGCCAGCAGGCACCAGGATGGAGCAAAATATTGCCATAAATGTGGATTCCCATTGAATGATTAA